One Apodemus sylvaticus chromosome 14, mApoSyl1.1, whole genome shotgun sequence DNA window includes the following coding sequences:
- the H1-4 gene encoding histone H1.4, whose amino-acid sequence MSETAPAAPAAPAPAEKTPVKKKARKAAGGAKRKASGPPVSELITKAVAASKERSGVSLAALKKALAAAGYDVEKNNSRIKLGLKSLVSKGTLVQTKGTGASGSFKLNKKAASGEAKPKAKRAGASKAKKPAGAAKKPKKAAGTATPKKSTKKTPKKAKKPAAAAGAKKAKSPKKAKATKAKKAPKSPAKAKTVKPKAAKPKTSKPKAAKPKKTAAKKK is encoded by the coding sequence ATGTCCGAGACTGCGCCTGCTGCGCCCGCCGCCCCGGCCCCCGCCGAGAAGACACCCGTAAAGAAGAAGGCACGGAAGGCCGCAGGTGGCGCGAAGCGCAAAGCGTCCGGACCCCCGGTGTCCGAGCTCATCACCAAGGCTGTGGCTGCCTCCAAGGAGCGCAGCGGCGTGTCCCTGGCCGCGCTCAAAAAAGCGTTGGCAGCCGCCGGCTACGACGTGGAGAAGAACAACAGCCGCATCAAGCTCGGGCTGAAGAGCCTGGTGAGCAAGGGTACCCTGGTGCAGACCAAGGGCACCGGCGCCTCCGGCTCCTTCAAACTCAACAAGAAGGCGGCTTCAGGTGAGGCTAAGCCCAAAGCAAAGAGGGCAGGCGCGTCCAAGGCGAAGAAGCCTGCGGGCGCAGCCAAGAAGCCCAAGAAGGCTGCGGGAACAGCCACCCCCAAGAAGAGCACCAAGAAGACtccaaagaaagcaaagaagccaGCGGCGGCTGCAGGAGCCAAAAAAGCTAAGAGCCCGAAGAAGGCAAAGGCAACTAAGGCTAAGAAGGCGCCCAAGAGCCCTGCCAAGGCGAAAACGGTAAAGCCCAAAGCGGCCAAGCCAAAAACCTCCAAGCctaaggcagctaagccaaagaaaACTGCAGCCAAGAAAAAGTAA